The DNA segment CGTGGTCAGACTGAAGGGCCGCGGGGTGGGCCGGGTGGTCACGGTGGGCATGGGTCCCCCGGACGCCGAGGGCGTCCTCCGGGAGACCCTGGCCCTCGGGGCCGACGTCGCCTATCTCTTGAGCGACCGAGCCATGGCCGGTTCCGACGCCCTGGCGACCGCCAGGGCGCTGGCCGCGGCCGCCCGGAAGGTCGGCTTCGACCTCATCCTGACCGGCGCGGAGAGCTCTGACGCCGGAACCGGGCAGGTCGGGCCGACCCTGGCCGGACTGCTCGGACTGCCCCACGTCCTTCATTGCGATGACCTGACCCTGGCCCTGGCGAGCCAGGGCGCGGACGGCGATGGCGGGCCGGCGGGGGACGCCGAGGGGCGCCCGCTGCGGGTCGGCTTCCGCCTGGGTGGGGAGAGGGGGGAGGCCGCCCTCGGCCTTCCGGCCCTGCTGACCTTCGACCGGCTCGACCGGCCCCTCAAGCCGGCCGGC comes from the Bacillota bacterium genome and includes:
- a CDS encoding electron transfer flavoprotein subunit beta/FixA family protein, which translates into the protein MNPLNVILFVKPVPDPRKSRGSAVIDPEKKTVRRQGVPLVANPADRYALDTVVRLKGRGVGRVVTVGMGPPDAEGVLRETLALGADVAYLLSDRAMAGSDALATARALAAAARKVGFDLILTGAESSDAGTGQVGPTLAGLLGLPHVLHCDDLTLALASQGADGDGGPAGDAEGRPLRVGFRLGGERGEAALGLPALLTFDRLDRPLKPAGFAGVVAARSKPCSVWGLADLGLPAEQVGPAGSPTVVREVRPAALQNRATILDGGPEAVADKVLSILAEKGVI